A window from Montipora capricornis isolate CH-2021 chromosome 7, ASM3666992v2, whole genome shotgun sequence encodes these proteins:
- the LOC138055954 gene encoding uncharacterized protein produces MRVEYEARVECQIVSSKTRVAPLAKQTIPRLELLSNLTATRLLNSVSQALDDLKIDDIFNGPDSMISLWWITNTDKEYKQFVENRVAEIRRNSRPEQWWYCPTADNPADIASRGIKSTELKESSLWLHGPDFLSKSSEQWTVQPTVVQVREDVSKLKSFKPAVSSLVTTCVQGKEEEPSLANLINLENFSSLTKLLRVTVLVVLFIEKLKKTRSREGTEENFTKLYRQAEMLWIRHVQQEISKSDKYPQMKSSLGLYRDEEGILRCRGRIGMSSLPYDTRFPILLPRSQYFTKLVILKCHDQVMHNGVAETLVQVRSRYWIVKGRQTVKSIINKCVLCKKLEGRPYGTPPTSQLPGFRLSDEFAFTSIGVDFAGPVYVKDIYHKSDDMNKAYIVLYTCASSRAVHLDVVPRLTTEAFVRSFKRFIARRGVPNLVVSDNGSTFKSEELKKLLADHRIEWKFNVALAPWWGGFFERLVRSTKRCLKKTLGTARVSYEELLSVVVEIEGILNSRPLTYVDDELRSPLTPSQLVIGRRLLSKEEKTPSEAPQTRSELSRRAKYLTTVLSQFWRRWQKEYLTELRVHHNCQLKNRQPTVNVGDVVCIHKDRTPRLLWNMGVVKALITGRDGFHRAAVVRTRSGDRVIDVTRPLKKLFPVETGLGVHERQKGNTDFPITFVGNAEQEHVAEH; encoded by the coding sequence ATGAGAGTAGAGTATGAGGCGAGGGTGGAATGTCAGATAGTATCTTCGAAGACAAGAGTTGCACCATTAGCTAAACAAACTATCCCTCGTCTGGAGTTGCTGTCCAACTTAACTGCGACCAGATTGTTGAACAGCGTGAGTCAAGCATTAGACGACTTAAAAATTGACGATATTTTCAACGGGCCGGATTCCATGATTTCGCTGTGGTGGATCACAAACACTGATAAGGAGTACAAGCAGTTTGTCGAGAACCGAGTGGCCGAAATTCGAAGGAATTCACGCCCTGAGCAGTGGTGGTACTGTCCCACAGCAGACAATCCAGCTGATATAGCGTCCAGAGGAATCAAGTCTACTGAGTTGAAAGAAAGCAGCCTGTGGTTACATGGACCCGACTTCCTGTCTAAGAGTAGTGAACAGTGGACAGTTCAGCCGACAGTTGTACAAGTCAGAGAAGATGTAAGCAAACTGAAATCGTTTAAACCAGCTGTTTCCAGCTTAGTCACCACGTGCGTTCAAGGGAAGGAAGAAGAACCGAGTCTAGCTAACTTAATCAATCTTGAGAACTTTAGTTCTTTGACCAAGCTTCTAAGAGTGACTGTGTTGGTTGTGTTGTTTATTGAGAAATTGAAGAAGACGAGGTCCCGAGAAGGAACGGAGGAAAATTTTACGAAATTATACAGACAAGCGGAGATGTTGTGGATTAGGCACGTTCAGCAAGAGATCTCAAAAAGCGACAAGTATCCACAGATGAAGTCATCATTAGGACTTTATCGAGACGAAGAAGGGATACTACGATGTCGAGGAAGAATTGGCATGTCTTCCCTACCGTACGATACACGATTTCCGATACTGTTGCCGAGAAGTCAATATTTCACTAAGTTGGTGATTCTCAAGTGCCATGATCAAGTGATGCACAATGGAGTGGCAGAGACCTTGGTTCAAGTTAGGTCACGGTATTGGATTGTGAAGGGCAGACAAACGGTGAAGAGTATAATCAACAAGTGTGTACTgtgcaagaaacttgaaggtCGTCCATATGGAACGCCACCTACCTCTCAACTTCCAGGGTTCAGATTGTCCGACGAATTTGCATTTACAAGTATAGGAGTTGACTTTGCGGGCCCTGTTTATGTCAAGGACATTTATCATAAGAGTGATGATATGAACAAGGCATACATCGTGTTATACACATGTGCCTCCAGTCGTGCAGTTCATCTCGACGTCGTCCCGAGGTTGACAACCGAAGCTTTCGTGAGAAGTTTTAAAAGGTTCATTGCCAGACGAGGTGTTCCAAATCTTGTAGTGTCAGATAATGGATCCACTTTCAAGAGTGAAGAGCTGAAGAAGTTGCTAGCAGACCACCGCATAGAATGGAAGTTTAATGTCGCGTTAGCTCCTTGGTGGGGAGGATTTTTTGAACGTCTCGTTAGATCAACTAAACGCTGTCTCAAGAAAACCTTAGGAACCGCGAGAGTCAGCTATGAAGAATTGCTCTCTGTTGTTGTGGAAATAGAGGGAATACTGAATTCACGACCTCTCACGTACGTGGATGATGAATTACGAAGTCCGTTGACGCCGTCACAATTGGTTATTGGTCGTCGCCTGTTgagtaaagaagagaaaactcccTCGGAAGCGCCTCAGACCAGAAGTGAATTGTCAAGACGTGCGAAGTATCTGACAACTGTTCTGTCGCAGTTTTGGAGACGTTGGCAGAAGGAGTACTTGACAGAGTTACGTGTCCATCATAATTGCCAACTGAAAAACAGGCAACCAACTGTCAATGTAGGAGACGTTGTTTGCATTCACAAGGACAGGACGCCGAGACTATTGTGGAATATGGGAGTGGTCAAAGCCCTCATTACAGGACGAGATGGATTTCACCGAGCAGCAGTGGTGAGAACTCGAAGTGGAGATCGAGTAATCGACGTGACAAGACCCTTAAAGAAGTTGTTTCCTGTAGAAACTGGATTAGGAGTACATGAACGTCAGAAAGGGAACACTGATTTTCCAATTACCTTTGTGGGAAACGCTGAACAAGAACACGTAGCTGAACATTAA
- the LOC138055955 gene encoding uncharacterized protein has product MNIDKNRKIRDAHRTFVYKTVGNVEKILTEHVEDLTSFREKLTALKALLIEKLETTKKLDETILELTKPKELEKEIEDSGEFCEHVYSILAKIDLSLEKGKHGEHKQAHATNQENSSTRNTESAKVKLPKLELKSFSGNYQEWQGFWDTFQSAVDGNTGISAIEKFTYLKSCVTSNAESAIAGLPLTADNYKVAIDILKDRFGKPQLLISNYMDALLKLPSVNSVHETKKLRELFDKIEINIRGLNALGVESRSFGNLLVPVVMEKIPSELRLVVSRKFGSEESWNLDALLSALKTELEARERCTAMKTSGANANTPRFEQYRARSKQPHSASALYTGSEEFTQQCVFCKKNHKSINCMTITEPKARRTILRRNGKCFVCLKGGHISTNCPSKAKCFNCEGRHHVTICERIRNIPTSRNVVRDEETPHGSGSSQDRSREAGTSAMHVSNNANSVLLLVAQAFVCRPDNRQLGLNAHVIFDSCSQRSYITSKACEQLNLPTIGKETLLIKTFGDNSASVKECDVVQLCVRTLDEMNVYITSYVVQVICSPVSNQQTRTTLECYPYLQGLACDTSDSVSVDVLIGADYYWSFFTGNIIKGDPYGPVALETNLGWVLSGPTMCSTLTRSCTVNLSSTHVLKIESTEISDMKDDLQKFWDLETLGIKEHETSVYDKFSNDITFTGKRYQVKLPFKDNHPMLPDNYTVALRRLTTTIKKLKNQPEILKQYDGVIREQLHSGVVEMVPQDQIPPPGDVHYLPHRTVVRLDRDTTKVRVVYDASSKVFGPSLNDCLHIGPSLNPLLFDILLRFRVHEVALTADIEKAFLNIEIDPEHRDFVRFLWVEDPNKESPAVMVLRFARVVFGVNSSPFILNATIRHHLNTCLPVDSALARELLKSLYVDDYVSGNGDVDSAFKLSKKIKLCLKSGGFNMRKWSSNSERLLKSLEQDEAYSDDFEMSNGPRVEEEDETFSKSVFKQSTEKEQKVLGMLWNPTQDELIYDLNKTLGDVDAQPATRRLILSTATRFFDPLGLIAPVILPFKMMFQKLCKAGKDWDELVDVELNHQWLATRI; this is encoded by the coding sequence ATGAATATCGACAAGAACAGGAAAATACGAGATGCACACAGGACCTTTGTGTACAAAACAGTGGGGAATGTGGAGAAAATTTTGACAGAACACGTGGAAGATTTAACGTCGTTCAGGGAAAAGTTAACGGCTCTGAAAGCCTTGTTGATCGAAAAATTGGAAACGACAAAAAAGCTGGATGAAACAATATTAGAGCTGACCAAACCAAAGGAACTGGAGAAAGAAATAGAAGATTCTGGTGAGTTTTGTGAGCACGTTTACAGTATTTTAGCGAAAATCGATTTGAGTTTGGAGAAAGGGAAACATGGCGAACACAAACAGGCCCATGCGACAAATCAGGAAAATAGTAGTACCAGAAATACCGAAAGCGCAAAAGTGAAACTACCTAAACTCGAACTCAAATCATTTTCGGGAAATTATCAAGAATGGCAGGGTTTCTGGGACACATTTCAATCTGCTGTCGATGGAAATACTGGCATCTCGGCCATTGAAAAATTCACCTATCTGAAGAGTTGTGTGACAAGCAATGCTGAATCCGCAATTGCTGGACTGCCTCTGACCGCAGACAATTATAAAGTAGCCATTGACATTCTTAAGGACCGATTTGGTAAACCGCAGTTGCTGATATCAAATTATATGGATGCCTTATTGAAACTGCCATCTGTcaattcagtgcatgaaacaaagaaattacgTGAATTGTTTGACAAGATTGAAATCAACATTCGAGGTTTGAATGCGTTAGGAGTTGAATCACGGTCCTTTGGGAATTTATTGGTCCCAGTCGTGATGGAAAAAATCCCCTCAGAGTTACGATTGGTTGTAAGCCGTAAGTTTGGCAGTGAGGAATCATGGAATCTTGATGCCTTGTTGAGTGCACTGAAAACTGAGTTGGAAGCCAGGGAAAGATGTACTGCAATGAAAACAAGTGGTGCAAATGCCAATACACCCAGGTTTGAACAGTACAGAGCAAGAAGCAAACAACCCCATTCTGCTTCTGCCCTTTATACAGGCAGTGAGGAATTTACTCAACAATGTGTTTTTTGCAAGAAGAATCACAAATCCATTAACTGCATGACCATCACTGAACCGAAAGCTAGGAGAACAATACTGAGACGAAATGGCAAGTGTTTTGTGTGCCTGAAGGGTGGCCATATCTCAACAAATTGTCCGTCAAAGGCAAAATGCTTTAACTGTGAAGGTAGACATCATGTAACCATTTGTGAAAGAATAAGGAACATTCCAACATCCAGGAATGTAGTTCGTGACGAGGAAACACCACATGGATCTGGATCATCTCAAGATAGGAGCAGAGAAGCTGGAACTTCAGCAATGCACGTTAGCAACAATGCCAACTCTGTGTTGTTACTGGTAGCCCAAGCCTTTGTTTGCAGACCAGATAACCGACAACTTGGATTGAATGCCCATGTGATATTTGATTCCTGTAGCCAGAGATCATACATAACCAGTAAGGCATGTGAACAATTGAACCTACCAACCATTGGTAAGGAGACACTTTTGATCAAAACATTTGGAGATAACTCAGCCTCTGTGAAGGAATGTGATGTTGTGCAATTGTGTGTCAGAACATTGGATGAAATGAATGTGTATATCACCTCATATGTTGTACAAGTAATTTGCAGCCCAGTGTCCAATCAACAGACTCGAACCACGTTGGAATGCTACCCCTACTTGCAGGGTCTTGCATGTGATACAAGTGATTCTGTCAGTGTTGATGTGCTGATAGGAGCAGATTATTACTGGTCGTTCTTTACTGGGAACATCATTAAAGGAGATCCCTATGGACCAGTAGCCCTTGAAACCAATTTAGGTTGGGTTTTATCAGGACCAACTATGTGCTCAACATTGACAAGGTCATGCACTGTGAATCTGAGTTCCACGCATGTGTTAAAGATAGAGTCCACAGAGATAAGTGATATGAAGGATGATCTGCAGAAATTTTGGGACTTAGAAACTTTGGGCATTAAGGAACATGAAACTTCAGTCtatgacaagttttcaaatgacatcaCATTTACTGGAAAGAGATACCAGGTCAAGTTACCATTCAAGGATAATCACCCCATGTTACCAGACAATTATACAGTGGCATTGCGTAGACTGACAACAACAATCAAGAAGCTCAAGAACCAACCAGAAATTCTGAAGCAGTATGATGGTGTGATTAGAGAGCAACTGCACAGTGGTGTGGTTGAAATGGTACCACAAGATCAAATACCACCGCCTGGAGATGTCCACTATCTTCCACACAGGACAgtagtgagacttgacagagaTACAACTAAGGTGAGAGTTGTATACGATGCCTCATCTAAAGTGTTTGGGCCTAGTTTAAATGACTGTCTGCACATTGGACCTTCTCTTAATCCCTTGTTATTTGACATTTTGCTGAGGTTCAGAGTCCATGAAGTTGCCCTAACTGCAGACATTGAGAAGGCGTTTTTGAACATTGAGATTGATCCTGAACACAGGGACTTTGTGAGATTTTTATGGGTTGAAGATCCGAATAAGGAAAGTCCAGCAGTCATGGTACTACGTTTTGCTCGTGTGGTATTTGGTGTAAACTCAAGTCCTTTCATTCTAAATGCCACAATCAGACACCATTTGAACACATGTTTGCCAGTGGACAGTGCACTTGCAAGAGAGCTGTTGAAGTCTTTATATGTTGATGACTATGTGTCTGGAAATGGTGACGTGGATAGTGCGTTCAAATTGTCTAAGAAGATAAAGCTCTGTCTTAAATCAGGAGGCTTCAATATGAGAAAGTGGAGTAGCAATTCAGAAAGACTGCTGAAATCACTAGAACAAGATGAAGCTTACAGTGATGACTTTGAAATGAGCAATGGACCTagagtagaagaagaagacgaaaccTTCTCTAAATCAGTTTTCAAGCAAAGTACAGAAAAGGAGCAAAAGGTTTTGGGAATGCTTTGGAACCCAACCCAAGATGAACTGATTTATGATCTGAACAAGACATTGGGAGATGTAGATGCCCAACCAGCAACAAGAAGATTGATTCTCAGTACAGCTACAAGGTTTTTTGACCCCTTGGGGTTGATAGCTCCGGTCATTCTTCCATTCAAGATGATGTTTCAGAAACTTTGCAAGGCTGGAAAAGACTGGGACGAGTTGGTCGATGTTGAACTCAATCACCAGTGGCTGGCGACTCGGATTTGA
- the LOC138055956 gene encoding uncharacterized protein, with the protein MGSPLGPLMANAFLCSLEEKLERDNKLPNLYRRYVDDTITAMPDVAGAESFLSTLNECHPSISFTMELASNNKLPFLGMEITKNGCQLSTSVYRKPTNTGLLLHFHSHVDRRYKTSLLRTMVDRAYRLSSTKELFELECKELRSIFSKLKYPNELVDSTILSFIKSKLSNVSSPPPVVPVEQPVRILLPFKDQKSADVLRKQLNNLSNRIGTPLQPIYTSQKKFESDIAQIEKKFESDIADVTSAISDSNLLVLSSDTISLIFPVDFVDVIFSKSSLFSFLFLFSKESLHNVASSSILMSLLTNSATKNPLV; encoded by the exons ATGGGTTCTCCGTTGGGTCCTCTTATGGCTAATGCCTTTTTGTGTtcacttgaagaaaagctagaGAGGGATAACAAGCTACCCAACCTATACAGAAGATATGTAGATGACACGATAACTGCCATGCCGGATGTAGCTGGAGCTGAGTCTTTTCTCTCTACGCTTAATGAATGTCATCCCTCGATCAGCTTCACGATGGAGTTAGCGAGTAACAACAAATTACCGTTTCTTGGAATGGAGATAACAAAGAATGGCTGCCAACTGAGTACCAgtgtttacagaaaacctacaAATACTGGCTTacttcttcattttcacagtcacGTTGATCGTAGATACAAAACCTCGCTTTTGAGAACAATGGTAGACCGTGCATACCGTCTGTCATCAACAAAAGAACTTTTTGAGCTTGAATGTAAAGAACTTAGATCAATTTTTTCCAAGCTGAAGTATCCGAACGAGCTAGTCGATTCTACAATCTTATCTTTCATTAAATCCAAGCTATCGAATGTTTCGAGTCCACCCCCTGTTGTGCCAGTTGAACAACCCGTGCGAATACTGCTGCCGTTCAAAGACCAAAAGTCTGCTGAcgtcttaagaaaacaactaaacaaccttagcaacagaatcggaacacctctacagcccatctatactagtc AGAAGAAATTTGAGTCAGATATTGCTCAAATTGAGAAGAAATTTGAGTCAGATATTGCTGATGTCACATCAGCAATATCTGACTCAAATTTGTTGGTCCTTAGCAGTGACACCATATCTTTGATTTTCCCTGTTGATTTTGTGGACGTAATATTCTCCAAATCTTCGCTCTTTAGCTTCCTCTTTCTATTTTCGAAGGAGTCTCTACATAATGTGGCTTCGTCATCCATTTTGATGTCCCTTCTGACAAACAGTGCAACAAAGAATCCGTTGGTATAA
- the LOC138057198 gene encoding uncharacterized protein, with protein MDRADYVRLLHDASIKDTSKFIPVSKERPKRKGRPPKYYHPLLEKEQQLESAVRKILPKSIADKICGSGSRLAHLYGLPKTHKENLSMRPILSATGTYNYALAKWLDEKLKPLSINRFTITDTFAFATEMKETKLNEEDILVAFDVSSLFTNVPLDETIEIIAEKAFKNNWFNETHGLNLTKTGLTELLRIATKDQLFQFDGQLYEQVDGVAMGSPLGPLMANVFLCSIEELLDRNNKLPSFYKRYVDDTLATMPNIQAATAFLSTLNECHPAIQLTMEIAENNKLPFLGIMIEKSGCHLTTSVYRKPTDTGLLLHYQSHVDQRYKRSLLNTMLNRAYRLSSTKESFTKECQHLKRMFTKLNYPVKLINSAIARYTRFTIQSRHEIPTEADAATPKPVRITLPFKDQKSADTVRHQLKDLGRKIGTDLQPVFTSRKIEEKLKIQEEKPALINHQCVVYIFKCDSCDADYIGYTTRHLHQRIEEHKASVIGKHLKEAHGVAFTNLAEMFSVLKKCRGKMDCLIHEMLFIRERKPKLNTQSDSIRAKVFI; from the exons ATGGACAGAGCAGATTATGTCCGTCTTCTTCATGATGCTTCTATTAAAGATACATCTAAGTTTATTCCTGTCAGTAAAGAGAGACCCAAACGAAAAGGACGCCCGCCCAAATACTACCACCCATTActggaaaaagaacaacaacttgAGTCAGCAGTGCGGAAAATACTTCCCAAGTCTATTGCAGACAAGATCTGCGGCAGTGGCTCACGATTAGCCCATCTATATGGTCTGCCCAAGACCCACAAGGAAAATCTGTCTATGCGTCCTATACTATCAGCCACGGGTACTTATAACTATGCACTTGCCAAATGGCTTGATGAGAAGTTAAAACCACTTTCTATCAACCGCTTTACCATCACTGACACATTTGCGTTTGCCacagaaatgaaagaaacgAAGTTGAATGAAGAAGATATCCTTGTGGCGTTTGATGTCTCGT CTTTATTTACCAACGTGCCACTCGACGAGACTATTGAGATCATCGCTGAGAAAGCCTTTAAAAACAACTGGTTTAATGAAACGCATGGTCTCAACCTCACAAAGACAGGCCTTACCGAACTTTTAAGAATAGCAACCAAAGATCAGCTATTTCAGTTCGACGGTCAACTTTATGAGCAGGTGGACGGTGTGGCCATGGGCTCGCCCCTGGGACCCCTTATGGCAAACGTTTTCCTGTGCTCCATTGAAGAACTACTGGATCGCAACAACAAGTTACCAAGTTTCTATAAAAGGTACGTCGACGACACATTAGCCACGATGCCGAATATTCAAGCCGCAACAGCCTTCCTTTCAACATTGAACGAATGCCATCCTGCTATACAGCTCACAATGGAAATTGCTGAAAACAACAAGCTTCCATTCCTCGGTATCATGATCGAGAAAAGCGGTTGCCACCTGACAACAAGCGTATATCGTAAACCAACTGATACAGGACTGCTCTTACATTACCAGAGCCATGTCGATCAGCGTTACAAAAGATCTCTGCTGAATACAATGCTGAACCGAGCTTACCGCCTGTCATCAACGAAAGAATCTTTTACGAAGGAATGCCAACATCTCAAGCGGATGTTTACCAAGCTTAATTACCCAGTGAAACTCATCAACTCAGCTATCGCCAGGTACACGAGGTTTACGATCCAAAGCCGTCATGAAATCCCAACTGAAGCTGACGCGGCTACACCAAAACCTGTCAGAATAACTttgccatttaaagaccaaaaaTCGGCCGACACAGTAAGACATCAGCTGAAAGATCTTGGCCGGAAAATCGGAACTGACCTACAACCAGTTTTCACGAGTCGTAAGATCGAGGAAAAGCTCAAGATACAAGAAGAGAAGCCCGCTTTAATTAACCACCAATGcgttgtttacattttcaaatGTGATTCGTGCGATGCGGATTATATCGGTTATACCACACGCCATCTTCATCAACGCATAGAAGAACATAAAGCCTCTGTCATTGGCAAGCATCTGAAAGAAGCCCACGGCGTAGCGTTCACTAACCTAGCGGAAATGTTTTCTGTTCTCAAGAAATGCCGCGGGAAAATGGACTGCCTAATTCACGAAATGTTATTCATTCGCGAACGAAAACCAAAGCTAAACACGCAGTCTGACTCAATACGTGcaaaagtatttatttaa